Proteins from one Trichoplusia ni isolate ovarian cell line Hi5 chromosome 9, tn1, whole genome shotgun sequence genomic window:
- the LOC113497830 gene encoding protein jim lovell, which yields MDDKPTAVGGEEHYSLRWNNHQAHLLRSFEALLHAETLVDVTLVCAERRVRAHKVLLGACSPLFRRIFSENPCKHPVIVLKDFQGWEVQAVVDFMYRGEVSVAQEQLGTVIRAGESLQVRGLADQDREEQARSPPPTPLARSPAQHTPPAASPPASPASPQPRRKQARPRRRSGESDTPENLSMRRSPSGGLKAVRLARPRSPPKQEPEEPEPEAPPPPRMFAPHQDMFPPVPPSALSLTPPHMFGMDSPLGLFPPGMEHKMYPLMDVEHRAPPLDAQLFTNVKKKWRPKGQHSAPRGGPPRSWTNAELTEALQHVWNKKMTTSQASRIFGIPYNSLLMYVRGKYGKSLKLEQLRKDCIGGPLDVLNLNSGNNNNNQPSSKHHDKDDHQNSGQRPASSEPDIASNPMFNPFQQGFYPEFPPGFPMPLNMLHLLPPNDKARELYQSMPMALDSLSGITKEEDCKSDRSKENSADEEGDSYRAPSHPPHPPDSRALLHHNGQD from the exons ATGGACGACAAGCCGACCGCCGTCGGCGGCGAGGAGCACTACAGTCTGCGCTGGAACAACCACCAGGCGCACCTGCTGCGCTCCTTCGAAGCACTGCTGCATGCTGAGACCCTAGTGGACGTGACGCTAGTGTGCGCTGAGCGCAGAGTACGCGCGCACAAGGTGCTGCTGGGCGCATGCAGCCCGCTGTTCCGCAGGATATTCAGCGAGAACCCCTGCAAGCACCCCGTGATTGTGCTCAAAGACTTCCAAGGATGGGAGGTGCAGGCAGTCGTGGACTTTATGTACCGCGGAGAGGTGTCCGTGGCGCAGGAGCAGCTGGGCACCGTGATTCGCGCCGGGGAGTCGCTACAGGTGCGCGGGCTGGCCGACCAGGACCGTGAGGAGCaggcgcgctcgccgccgccgaCGCCGCTGGCGCGCAGCCCGGCGCAGCACACGCCGCCGGCCGCGTCGCCGCCCGCCAGCCCGGCCAGCCCGCAGCCCCGCCGCAAGCaggcgcgcccgcgccgccgctccGGCGAGTCCGACACGCCGGAGAACCTGTCCATGCGGCGCTCACCCAGCGGCGGCCTGAAGGCCGTGCGCCTGGCGCGCCCGCGCTCGCCGCCCAAGCAGGAGCCCGAGGAGCCCGAGCCCgaggcgccgccgccgccgcggaTGTTCGCGCCGCACCAGGACATGTTCCCGCCAGTGCCGCCGTCCGCGCTCTCGCTAACACCACCGCACA TGTTTGGCATGGATTCTCCGCTGGGCCTGTTTCCGCCCGGCATGGAGCACAAGATGTACCCACTGATGGACGTGGAGCACCGCGCGCCGCCGCTTGATGCGCAACTATTCACCaatgttaaaaagaaat GGCGACCTAAGGGTCAACACAGCGCGCCGCGCGGTGGCCCACCTCGATCGTGGACGAACGCCGAGCTCACGGAGGCGTTGCAGCATGTGTGGAACAAGAAGATGACTACAAGCCAAGCCTCGAGGATCTTCGGGATCCCCTACAACTCGCTGCTCATGTACGTGCGCGGCAAGTACGGCAAGAGCCTGAAGCTGGAGCAGCTCCGGAAGGACTGCATCGGCGGGCCGCTGGACGTGCTCAACCTCAACTCcggcaacaacaacaacaaccaGCCCTCAAGCAAACACCACGACAAAGACGACCACCAGAACTCAGGACAACGACCAGCGAGCTCAGAGCCCGACATTGCCTCGAATCCGATGTTCAATCCATTCCAGCAAGGGTTTTACCCCGAGTTCCCGCCTGGCTTCCCGATGCCGCTGAACATGCTGCATCTACTGCCGCCGAACGACAAGGCGCGGGAACTCTACCAGTCAATGCCGATGGCTCTGGATTCGCTGTCAGGAATAACGAAAGAGGAGGACTGCAAGAGCGATAGGTCCAAGGAGAACTCCGCCGACGAGGAGGGAGACTCGTACCGCGCGCCCTCGCACCCGCCGCACCCGCCCGACAGCCGCGCGCTGCTGCACCACAACGGGCAGGACTAA